One genomic segment of Gopherus flavomarginatus isolate rGopFla2 chromosome 11, rGopFla2.mat.asm, whole genome shotgun sequence includes these proteins:
- the LOC127031278 gene encoding von Willebrand factor A domain-containing protein 5A-like, with protein sequence METGDSNAPVTPITPRLPVHRLAAKSLLLELEEAVDTGLEGDWRRALETSLSSGVVCSLTAYVGVDTERGQPVQGPLVRWDIPLPGFDLMSGHLQYNAPYTFAGVIRLDKGNQRSTRMVAVEDVHHFYKQLPPPKCLSWLYRLSEFIRRSSRHEGSKSCKHGAPPETAPQEEGAPEEYLLLRLVSLQNADGSWDLDSRLAAALGVSETDARGRMPSKDVPPNVWATVLAVVWLHGRAAGQRDEWELLEAKAVGWVRGQAGPQLSECLEAANTLLGCTVGSAIFRL encoded by the exons ATGGAGACAGGTGACAGCAACGCTCCTGTGACCCCCATTACCCCCAG GCTGCCCGTTCACCGGCTGGCAGCCAAgtcgctgctgctggagctggaggaggcCGTGGACACCGGGTTGGAGGGAGACTGGCGCCGGGCGCTGGAGACCAGCCTGAGCTCGGGGGTCGTCTGCTCCCTCACGGCCTATGTGGGGGTGGACACAGAGCGGGGGCAGCCGGTGCAGGGGCCGCTGGTGAGATGGGACATCCCGCTCCCAG GGTTTGATTTGATGTCAGGCCATTTGCAGTACAATGCACCATACACCTTTGCAGGAGTCATTCGCCTGGACAAAGGCAACCAACGCTCCACCAGGATGGTGGCTGTGGAGGACGTGCACCACTTCTACAAGCAGCTCCCCCCTCCGAAGTGTCTGTCCTGGCTCTATCGCCTCTCAGAGTTCATCCGGAGGAGCTCCCGACATGAGGGCAGCAAGTCCTGCAAACACGGCGCCCCTCCGGAGACCGCGCCCCAGGAag AGGGGGCACCGGAGGAGTATCTCCTGCTGAGGCTGGTGTCTCTTCAGAATGCTGATGGCTCGTGGGACCTGGACTCCCGGCTGGCTGCTGCACTGGGAGTGAGCGAGACCGACGCCAGGGGGAGGATGCCCAGTAag gacgTGCCCCCCAACGTCTGGGCCACGGTGCTGGCCGTGGTCTGGCTGCATGGCCGGGCCGCGGGGCAGCGCGacgagtgggagctgctggaggccaAGGCTGTGGGCTGGGTGCGGGGCCAAGCAG GGCCCCAGCTGAGCGAATGCCTGGAAGCTGCCAACACCCTGCTGGGATGCACTGTTGGCTCTGCCATCTTCAggctctga